The Pedobacter mucosus genome window below encodes:
- a CDS encoding glycosyltransferase family 9 protein has protein sequence MASLPKNLKKIAIFRALQLGDILCSIPAIKNLRLAYPTAEITFIGLPSSQKLIERFPGLFNNFIAFPGYIGLPEQEFNQIKYDEFCSVMKQNKFDIIFQMQGNGTIVNKMMQDFGAKIIAGFSINETELNQNPLLLKYPNFGHESSRHLALMEYLEIPSVNKKLEFPLFDYDELAFKQIGLPLTEKYVCIHPGSRGQWRQWPLPFFADIADFCASNGYQIVITGTNEESDLAKQVADLMKYQPIIATGKTDLGTIGVLLKNAKGLIANCTGVSHIADGLQVLSVIISMDGEPNRWGPIDKSNHLTIDWTKQAQYKLVEEAVFKLIVNAKAPLVES, from the coding sequence ATGGCATCTCTACCAAAAAATTTAAAAAAGATTGCGATATTTCGTGCCCTTCAACTCGGAGATATATTATGCAGCATCCCTGCAATAAAGAATTTAAGACTTGCTTATCCAACTGCTGAAATAACTTTTATTGGACTGCCATCATCGCAAAAATTAATCGAAAGATTCCCTGGATTATTTAATAATTTTATTGCATTTCCTGGTTATATAGGTCTTCCTGAACAAGAATTTAATCAGATTAAATACGATGAATTTTGTTCAGTAATGAAACAGAATAAATTTGATATTATTTTTCAAATGCAAGGGAACGGAACAATCGTTAATAAGATGATGCAAGATTTTGGAGCCAAAATTATCGCTGGGTTTTCAATTAACGAAACGGAGTTAAATCAGAACCCACTTCTATTAAAATATCCGAATTTCGGACATGAAAGTTCAAGGCATTTGGCGCTAATGGAGTATTTGGAAATTCCAAGTGTGAATAAGAAATTAGAATTTCCATTGTTTGATTATGACGAACTTGCCTTTAAACAAATCGGTTTACCATTAACTGAAAAATACGTTTGCATACACCCGGGATCACGTGGACAATGGAGACAATGGCCATTGCCCTTTTTTGCTGATATAGCAGATTTCTGTGCATCGAACGGTTATCAAATTGTAATAACTGGTACAAATGAAGAGTCGGATTTAGCAAAACAAGTTGCAGATTTGATGAAGTATCAACCTATCATTGCTACCGGAAAAACTGATTTAGGAACCATTGGTGTACTTTTAAAAAACGCTAAGGGCTTAATTGCAAATTGCACTGGCGTTTCGCATATTGCAGATGGACTACAAGTTTTAAGTGTTATAATTAGTATGGATGGGGAACCAAATCGATGGGGGCCAATTGATAAATCCAATCATCTCACCATCGATTGGACTAAACAAGCACAATATAAATTGGTAGAAGAAGCAGTCTTTAAACTTATTGTTAATGCAAAAGCTCCTTTAGTTGAGTCATAA
- a CDS encoding glycosyltransferase family 9 protein, with protein sequence MDWKNCKRILIIRPDNMGDLLMSSPAIRALKNSFHCHITLLTSSMSAEVAELILEIDEVIVFNLPWYKLAETSNSDNIFQLISLLKTLNFDGCILFNVFSQNPAPCLMLAYLAEIPLRAAYSRENLYGLLTHWLPDEEPYSFVQHQVERDLKLIEFIGGNILDRNMRIVIPDNHNSIFNSSFKKFNRKQYCVLHPGVSEDKRKFSLQGWVDLGKAIFKEYKLPLLFTGSIADHDLNSEICKEIGERTVNFAGKLSIIELAECLENAKFLVAVNTGPVHLAAAVNTPIVVLYARTNPQHHPWMVNYRAVEFDVPEDQRSKNPILQYIHHEFYASQIDYPTTEKIMTQLKELLH encoded by the coding sequence ATGGACTGGAAAAACTGTAAACGAATTCTTATTATTCGGCCGGATAATATGGGCGATTTACTGATGTCTTCGCCAGCTATAAGAGCGCTAAAAAACTCATTTCATTGCCATATAACATTGCTTACTTCATCAATGTCTGCAGAAGTAGCTGAGCTTATACTCGAAATTGATGAGGTTATAGTTTTTAATTTGCCATGGTATAAATTGGCTGAAACCTCAAATTCTGATAATATTTTTCAGCTTATTAGCCTTTTAAAAACGCTAAATTTCGATGGGTGTATTTTGTTCAACGTATTTAGTCAAAACCCTGCACCATGTTTAATGTTGGCTTATCTGGCAGAAATTCCGCTTCGTGCGGCTTATAGTAGAGAAAATCTATATGGACTTTTAACACACTGGTTGCCAGATGAAGAACCTTATTCCTTCGTTCAACATCAGGTGGAAAGAGACCTTAAATTAATTGAGTTTATTGGTGGAAACATACTGGATAGAAATATGAGAATCGTTATCCCTGATAATCATAATAGCATTTTTAATTCCAGCTTTAAGAAATTTAATAGAAAGCAATATTGTGTACTTCATCCTGGCGTATCAGAAGACAAAAGGAAATTCAGTTTGCAAGGTTGGGTTGATTTAGGAAAGGCAATTTTTAAAGAATATAAATTGCCTTTATTATTTACCGGGTCAATAGCTGATCATGATCTTAATAGCGAAATTTGCAAAGAAATTGGTGAAAGAACAGTGAATTTTGCTGGAAAATTATCAATTATTGAACTTGCAGAATGCTTAGAGAATGCTAAATTTTTAGTGGCAGTAAATACTGGACCAGTTCATTTAGCTGCAGCTGTAAACACGCCAATTGTGGTTTTGTATGCGAGAACAAATCCTCAGCATCATCCTTGGATGGTGAATTATAGGGCTGTTGAATTTGATGTTCCTGAAGATCAAAGGAGTAAAAATCCAATACTCCAATACATACATCATGAATTTTATGCAAGTCAAATTGATTATCCAACAACAGAAAAAATTATGACTCAACTAAAGGAGCTTTTGCATTAA
- a CDS encoding PfkB family carbohydrate kinase, whose protein sequence is MQKDFNHIFNRFKAKKILLIGDLILDVYLKGTCSRIAPEASVPIIDLESTKQCLGGAANVAANLNALGAEVFFISVTGNDTAADQVFELLNQADVSNNYIVRDSTRTTLKKTRVTSDSHTIVRFDEGSTDFIAQISEERVIKNIHEIYDKVDAILISDYAKGVITDAIINALSNLNQYGNKFIALDTKNPERYKSLKPNLFKPNYVEAASICNEKKDYLNRVEAAQKWGEKLYQITAAEYITITLDKDGVCCFQNGKFIFHEQVPQVTNPRVSGAGDTFLSAALMSLISGVAIWQTVELAITAASYAIEQENTALCNLDNLRFHYSCQSKLLSNDQAIKDLVSHYKALGKKIVFTNGCFDILHSGHVSYLKGSKSKGDILIVGLNNDESIKRLKGINRPINKLEDRIEVLSELACIDHIIPFGKQGDDTPINILSKVKPHVFVKGGDYRHKYLPEEVLLKKMGCEIVFMPMIANKSTTNVISQIQDKVSVNVSAIN, encoded by the coding sequence ATGCAAAAAGATTTTAACCATATTTTTAATAGGTTTAAAGCCAAAAAAATATTGCTAATTGGCGATTTGATTTTGGATGTATATCTTAAAGGAACATGCTCCAGAATTGCCCCGGAAGCGAGTGTTCCAATTATAGATTTAGAATCTACTAAGCAATGTTTAGGTGGTGCAGCAAACGTCGCTGCAAATTTGAATGCCTTAGGTGCGGAAGTTTTTTTTATATCCGTTACTGGAAATGATACAGCTGCGGATCAAGTTTTTGAACTTCTAAATCAAGCTGATGTAAGCAATAATTATATTGTTAGAGATTCAACTCGAACTACGCTAAAAAAAACAAGGGTAACTTCTGACTCTCATACAATTGTTAGGTTTGATGAAGGTTCAACTGATTTTATTGCGCAAATAAGCGAAGAAAGGGTTATAAAAAACATTCACGAAATTTATGATAAAGTGGACGCAATTTTAATTTCTGATTATGCAAAAGGAGTTATAACCGATGCCATTATTAATGCCCTTAGTAATTTAAATCAATATGGAAATAAATTTATTGCACTGGATACAAAAAATCCGGAACGATATAAAAGCCTGAAGCCTAACTTATTTAAGCCCAATTATGTAGAAGCGGCTAGTATTTGTAACGAGAAAAAAGATTATTTAAATAGAGTTGAAGCTGCTCAGAAATGGGGAGAGAAATTATATCAAATAACAGCAGCCGAATACATTACAATCACCCTAGATAAAGATGGGGTTTGTTGTTTTCAAAATGGAAAATTTATATTTCACGAGCAAGTTCCACAGGTAACTAATCCTAGAGTGAGTGGAGCTGGAGACACATTTTTGTCGGCCGCTTTAATGTCTTTAATTTCCGGAGTTGCAATTTGGCAAACAGTTGAGCTTGCAATAACCGCTGCTTCTTACGCGATTGAGCAGGAAAATACTGCTCTTTGCAATTTAGATAACCTTCGGTTTCATTATAGTTGCCAAAGTAAATTGCTCAGCAACGATCAGGCTATTAAAGATCTTGTTTCGCACTACAAGGCACTTGGAAAAAAAATTGTTTTTACCAACGGATGTTTTGATATTCTGCATAGTGGGCATGTTAGCTATTTAAAAGGTTCAAAATCTAAAGGTGATATTTTGATTGTCGGGTTAAATAATGATGAAAGTATTAAAAGATTAAAAGGAATAAACAGACCCATAAATAAGCTAGAAGACCGGATTGAAGTGCTTTCAGAATTGGCTTGTATTGATCATATTATTCCTTTTGGAAAGCAAGGTGATGATACGCCTATAAACATATTAAGCAAAGTTAAGCCACACGTATTTGTAAAAGGTGGAGATTACCGACATAAATATTTGCCAGAAGAAGTTTTATTAAAGAAAATGGGTTGTGAAATTGTTTTCATGCCAATGATTGCAAATAAATCTACCACGAATGTAATTAGCCAAATTCAGGATAAAGTAAGCGTAAATGTCTCTGCAATAAATTAA
- a CDS encoding D-glycero-alpha-D-manno-heptose-1,7-bisphosphate 7-phosphatase, translating into MATKKAIFLDKDGTVIPNIPYNVNPDLITLNDGVAKGLKLLQQDFIFIIISNQDGVAYGKFGTEEVDVVMDKLNSLCQENDVYLSGFYFCPHHPDGKVEPYNIVCDCRKPLAGMLLSAAENHDIDLSKSWMIGDILNDVEAGKSAGCRSVLIDNGNETEWQINGIHNRIPNFICSDFSEAIKYILKSEKEETHAKRF; encoded by the coding sequence ATGGCAACTAAAAAAGCAATTTTTTTGGATAAAGACGGAACAGTTATTCCAAATATTCCGTACAACGTAAACCCCGATTTAATTACCTTAAATGATGGTGTAGCGAAAGGATTGAAGTTGTTGCAACAAGATTTTATATTTATTATAATTTCAAATCAGGATGGTGTAGCCTATGGAAAATTTGGTACGGAAGAAGTGGATGTTGTAATGGATAAATTAAATTCACTTTGCCAAGAAAATGACGTTTATTTAAGTGGATTTTATTTTTGCCCACATCATCCTGATGGAAAAGTTGAACCTTATAATATAGTATGCGATTGCCGTAAACCATTAGCTGGCATGCTATTAAGTGCCGCAGAAAATCATGATATAGATTTAAGTAAATCGTGGATGATTGGCGATATTTTAAATGATGTGGAAGCTGGCAAAAGTGCTGGCTGTCGTTCTGTATTAATTGATAATGGTAACGAAACCGAATGGCAAATTAATGGAATACATAACCGAATACCTAATTTTATTTGTTCTGACTTTAGTGAAGCGATAAAGTATATTCTTAAATCTGAAAAGGAAGAGACTCATGCAAAAAGATTTTAA
- a CDS encoding glycosyltransferase, which produces MKRIAFISEHASPIALLGGTDNGGQNVYVAEIALQLVKKGYRIDVFTRREDIISPEVNLFATNVNVILIDAGPNKPLPKEDLLPYMVAFRKGMENYIQKESIKYDLIHANFFMSGLVAMELKNSLNLPFVITFHALGHIRKLHQKEMDRFPKERVDIEEQIVQQANCIIAECPQDREDLINYYQADPQKIAMVPCGFNPKDFYPVAKMMAKVTLDLNPDEKIVLQLGRMVRRKGIDNVIIAFSKIKYEGKIRLIIVGGENGSSMNDDELNRLKQLVTKLSIEDKVSFVGPKNRDVLRYYYSAADLFITTPWYEPFGITPLEAMACGTPVIGSNVGGIKYTVKNGETGYLVNPNAPNELCERISILLNDEELLSKMSDNALNHVNKNFTWEIVAQQIDDCYQEIADKINLIHERETLMIKEAFKEAEETFAKTASLLTENIAQAGEYLSKALQAGNKVLVCGNGGSAAESQHFVAELVGRFEIPHRKGLPALSLNSDMAIITAWANDFGYDDVFARQVQAFGNKGDILVSISSSGNSDNIIKAMQMAHKKEMFCINLLGKDGGRALSHGNLNLVVPSNSTQRIQEMHLHMVHLLCTMIENRLFNEVYTSKTLAKERSLKYNFDTDVDLPVYIKSAVLKSGYGN; this is translated from the coding sequence ATGAAAAGAATTGCATTTATAAGCGAACACGCATCTCCTATTGCGCTTTTAGGAGGAACGGATAATGGAGGGCAAAATGTTTATGTGGCAGAAATTGCATTACAACTGGTAAAAAAAGGATATCGAATCGATGTTTTTACCCGTAGGGAAGATATAATTTCTCCAGAAGTAAATTTATTTGCAACGAATGTTAATGTTATCCTAATAGATGCCGGACCAAATAAACCACTGCCTAAAGAAGACTTGCTTCCTTATATGGTTGCATTTAGAAAGGGAATGGAAAACTATATTCAAAAGGAGAGTATTAAATATGATTTGATACATGCCAACTTTTTTATGTCTGGATTGGTTGCAATGGAACTTAAAAACAGCTTGAACTTGCCATTTGTAATAACTTTTCATGCTCTTGGTCATATTCGAAAACTTCATCAAAAGGAAATGGATCGTTTCCCTAAAGAAAGGGTAGATATTGAGGAGCAAATTGTACAGCAAGCCAATTGTATTATTGCGGAGTGCCCGCAGGATAGAGAAGATTTAATAAATTATTATCAGGCAGATCCGCAAAAAATTGCGATGGTTCCTTGTGGCTTTAACCCGAAAGACTTCTACCCGGTTGCTAAAATGATGGCGAAAGTAACCTTGGATCTTAATCCTGATGAAAAGATTGTACTTCAGTTGGGTAGGATGGTTAGGCGAAAAGGAATTGATAATGTAATAATCGCTTTCTCAAAAATTAAATATGAGGGTAAAATCCGCCTTATTATTGTTGGAGGAGAAAATGGTTCTTCCATGAATGATGATGAATTAAATAGGTTAAAGCAGTTAGTTACAAAACTTAGTATCGAAGATAAAGTGAGCTTTGTTGGTCCTAAAAATAGAGATGTACTCAGGTATTATTATAGCGCTGCAGATCTATTTATTACTACCCCTTGGTACGAACCTTTTGGCATTACACCACTTGAAGCGATGGCCTGTGGAACTCCAGTTATTGGATCAAACGTTGGCGGAATAAAATATACGGTCAAAAATGGAGAAACAGGCTATTTAGTAAATCCTAATGCCCCGAATGAATTATGTGAGCGTATTTCAATCCTTTTAAATGATGAAGAATTATTATCAAAAATGAGCGATAACGCACTAAATCATGTAAATAAAAATTTCACGTGGGAAATTGTAGCTCAACAAATAGATGATTGTTATCAAGAAATTGCTGATAAAATTAACCTTATTCATGAACGGGAAACCTTAATGATTAAAGAAGCATTTAAAGAAGCTGAAGAAACTTTTGCTAAAACTGCCAGTTTGCTAACAGAAAATATAGCGCAGGCTGGCGAATATTTAAGCAAAGCACTTCAAGCTGGGAATAAGGTTTTAGTTTGTGGAAACGGAGGGAGTGCGGCTGAAAGCCAACATTTTGTTGCAGAACTTGTTGGTCGTTTTGAAATTCCTCATAGAAAGGGATTGCCGGCTTTATCGCTTAACTCTGATATGGCCATTATTACTGCCTGGGCAAATGATTTTGGTTACGATGATGTTTTTGCCCGACAAGTACAAGCGTTTGGTAATAAAGGCGATATTCTGGTTTCCATAAGCTCAAGCGGAAATTCGGATAACATAATAAAAGCTATGCAAATGGCACATAAAAAGGAAATGTTTTGTATTAATTTACTTGGGAAAGATGGCGGTAGGGCATTATCTCATGGAAATTTAAACTTAGTTGTACCTTCAAATAGCACACAACGTATTCAGGAAATGCACTTGCACATGGTGCATTTGTTATGTACGATGATAGAGAACAGGCTTTTCAACGAAGTATATACGAGCAAAACCTTAGCAAAAGAGAGAAGTTTGAAATATAACTTTGATACTGACGTAGATTTGCCTGTATACATTAAATCTGCAGTCCTTAAAAGTGGATATGGCAACTAA
- a CDS encoding glycosyltransferase, translating into MRPSNSRLKIFTWHIHGSYLFYLSQGDYDIYIPVNNEKSEGYVGRGETYLFGDNVHEIEASAVRELDLDVIIFQTDENYLYDQYQILSDFQQTLPRIYLEHDPPWDHPTNAKHPLKDPSVMLVHVTHFNAIMWDAQGIDYRVVEHGVMPATALYTGEIERGIVVINNLPSRGRLLGLDIFEEVRKKIPLDLVGMGAEAYGIGEVLHPNLPEFVSKYRFFFNPIRYTSLGLAVCEAMMQGMPIVGLATTEMAVTLKNGYSGFINTNINTLIDNMEFLLNEPSLAKEIGHNAKLVAEERFNIMRFTNDWTKLFYEITSKQNVHNIM; encoded by the coding sequence ATGCGGCCATCTAACTCTAGATTAAAAATCTTTACCTGGCATATTCATGGAAGCTATTTATTTTATTTATCACAAGGAGACTATGATATTTATATACCGGTAAATAATGAAAAATCTGAAGGTTATGTTGGCCGTGGCGAAACTTATTTGTTTGGCGATAATGTTCATGAGATTGAGGCTTCAGCAGTTCGTGAGTTAGATTTAGATGTTATAATCTTCCAAACAGATGAAAATTATTTATATGATCAATATCAGATATTGTCAGATTTTCAACAGACACTACCTCGAATTTATTTAGAGCATGATCCACCTTGGGATCATCCTACAAATGCTAAGCATCCATTAAAAGACCCATCTGTGATGTTGGTTCACGTTACTCACTTTAATGCCATCATGTGGGATGCTCAAGGTATTGATTATAGGGTAGTTGAACATGGAGTAATGCCGGCAACTGCTTTATATACTGGCGAAATTGAACGTGGAATTGTAGTTATTAACAATTTGCCATCGAGAGGACGTTTATTGGGGCTTGATATTTTTGAAGAAGTTCGGAAAAAAATTCCATTGGATTTGGTAGGAATGGGCGCTGAAGCCTATGGCATTGGTGAAGTTTTACACCCTAATTTGCCAGAATTTGTTTCGAAATATCGTTTCTTTTTCAATCCGATAAGGTATACAAGTTTAGGTTTAGCAGTATGCGAAGCCATGATGCAGGGCATGCCAATTGTTGGTTTAGCCACAACGGAAATGGCTGTTACCCTTAAAAATGGTTATTCTGGCTTTATAAATACCAACATAAATACCCTTATAGATAATATGGAGTTTTTGTTGAATGAACCTTCACTCGCCAAAGAAATTGGGCATAATGCTAAACTAGTTGCAGAAGAAAGATTTAATATAATGCGCTTCACAAATGATTGGACTAAGCTTTTTTATGAAATAACATCAAAACAAAATGTTCATAATATAATGTAG
- a CDS encoding NAD(P)/FAD-dependent oxidoreductase: MKKVVIAGGGFAGLNLAKKLSSAGLFEVVLIDKNNYHFFPPLLYQVSTAFIESSNITYPFRKMFHNKKNLTFYMGSILNVKTDQKIIETDSGSLSYDFLILAMGTETNFFGNENVKSNALPMKNIDDALQLRNHILLQLEKAVRVTSLAEKELYANIVIAGGGPTGVEIAGMLAEMAHNIVAKDYPEATSGVGNIYLVDGGKALLGPMSTKSQAEALHVLENLGVKVKLNTLVKDYVNNTVFLGDGTTIPAATLVWASGVIAKEVVGLPAEVITRGRRILVDEFNLVKGSENIFAIGDQCLMTSDVKFPNGHPQLAQVAIQQGKWLAENLIHQVEGKPMKAFTYNDKGSMAIIAKFKAVVDLPKGFFKGFFAWLVWLFIHIIPIAGFRNKVKLAFNWLWSFLTNDPTLRLIIRPNSKNKAA; encoded by the coding sequence ATGAAAAAAGTTGTGATTGCCGGCGGAGGATTTGCCGGACTTAATCTTGCTAAAAAATTATCGTCTGCTGGTTTATTTGAAGTGGTTTTAATAGATAAAAACAATTACCATTTCTTTCCACCCTTGCTTTACCAAGTTTCGACAGCATTTATAGAGTCGTCAAATATTACTTACCCGTTCCGTAAAATGTTCCATAATAAAAAGAACCTTACTTTTTATATGGGTTCAATTTTGAACGTTAAAACTGATCAAAAGATTATCGAAACAGATTCTGGAAGTTTAAGTTATGATTTTCTTATTCTAGCTATGGGCACTGAAACCAACTTTTTTGGCAATGAAAATGTTAAGTCAAATGCGCTTCCAATGAAAAATATCGACGATGCATTACAGCTTAGAAATCACATTTTACTACAACTCGAAAAGGCTGTAAGGGTTACTTCATTAGCAGAAAAAGAATTGTATGCCAACATTGTTATTGCTGGTGGTGGTCCGACTGGAGTAGAAATTGCAGGGATGCTTGCCGAAATGGCACATAATATCGTTGCAAAAGATTACCCAGAGGCAACATCCGGAGTTGGCAATATTTATCTAGTAGATGGTGGAAAAGCTCTTTTAGGGCCAATGAGTACCAAATCGCAAGCTGAAGCTTTACATGTTTTAGAAAATTTAGGGGTAAAAGTTAAATTAAATACGCTTGTTAAAGATTATGTAAACAATACAGTATTCTTAGGTGATGGAACAACCATACCAGCGGCTACATTGGTTTGGGCATCTGGAGTAATTGCCAAGGAAGTTGTTGGACTTCCAGCTGAAGTTATAACCCGTGGAAGAAGAATTTTAGTAGATGAATTTAATTTAGTTAAAGGCAGCGAAAACATTTTTGCCATTGGCGATCAGTGTCTAATGACAAGCGATGTCAAATTCCCTAATGGCCACCCCCAATTGGCTCAAGTCGCTATTCAGCAGGGTAAATGGTTAGCTGAAAACCTAATTCACCAGGTTGAAGGCAAACCAATGAAAGCATTTACTTATAACGATAAAGGAAGCATGGCAATCATTGCCAAATTTAAAGCGGTAGTAGACTTACCCAAAGGCTTTTTTAAAGGATTTTTTGCATGGTTAGTATGGCTTTTTATCCACATTATACCTATTGCTGGTTTCAGAAATAAAGTAAAGTTAGCTTTCAACTGGCTTTGGAGTTTTTTAACAAACGATCCAACATTAAGGTTAATCATTAGGCCAAATTCGAAAAATAAGGCAGCTTAA
- a CDS encoding cold-shock protein: protein MMRTGIIKSYNLQKSTGFITDENGEDISFYLPKIKSAVVLKSIVSFVIVMGSNGLIADSIIFISNSSQFFPINKASNKSKMH from the coding sequence ATGATGCGTACTGGAATAATTAAATCATATAATCTCCAAAAATCGACAGGTTTTATTACAGATGAAAACGGTGAGGATATTAGTTTTTACTTACCAAAAATAAAAAGCGCAGTTGTATTAAAGTCTATAGTCAGTTTTGTAATTGTTATGGGTAGTAATGGCTTAATCGCAGATTCAATAATTTTTATATCCAACTCATCTCAATTTTTTCCAATAAATAAAGCTTCCAACAAAAGCAAAATGCATTAA
- a CDS encoding ArnT family glycosyltransferase, which translates to MIIIFSVIKVSIHFIANANYGFHADELYYIALSKHLQWGYLDNSPLIAYLIRFSELLFGESLFDYRIIPTLFSGFTIFIVGLITHQLGGKTVAIVIACLGMICSPAYLATGYFLQPVVFDQFFWTLGAFFLLRFLQTNKPINIYFLGATLGFGILNKYIILIYAFALFASAIFIRQKKPVAIKDILIAMFICFITVLPNLVWQIYYHLPIINYLQILKESNSFVGIGNFFFQFFLFHGSGIAIWLAGIIYVFLDQSKRQYSFLAKAFILTTLILVLLGGKTYYSLGAFPVLFAAGGACWESFLKKLWSIISYGFFAMIILPTLVAIPLVIPVLPFSYLLRYIKLMKDYTVISEPLVWDDGKIHQLPQFYADMFGWEELEEKVTEAYLKLNNDERKNAATLTNSYKIVGALSYYQTNIQPSIISPANSFLLWSPKSLSSDILIYVTDEDESTVKKLAYKAILTNRVMNQFSTVNGLKIYLIYQPREILKARYISQRQKFLN; encoded by the coding sequence TTGATAATAATATTTTCAGTTATCAAAGTTAGTATCCATTTTATTGCCAATGCTAATTATGGCTTTCATGCAGATGAACTTTATTATATAGCTTTAAGCAAGCATCTTCAATGGGGATATTTAGATAATTCCCCATTGATTGCTTACTTGATAAGATTTTCTGAATTACTTTTTGGAGAATCGCTTTTCGATTATCGAATTATCCCTACCTTATTTTCTGGATTTACCATTTTTATAGTAGGCTTAATCACTCATCAGTTAGGTGGTAAAACTGTAGCAATTGTTATCGCTTGCTTAGGTATGATTTGCTCACCTGCTTACCTCGCAACTGGTTATTTTTTGCAGCCTGTCGTATTCGATCAATTTTTTTGGACTTTAGGCGCCTTTTTTCTTTTACGTTTTTTACAAACAAATAAGCCTATAAATATTTATTTTCTTGGTGCAACCCTTGGGTTTGGGATTTTAAATAAGTACATCATTTTGATATATGCTTTTGCATTATTTGCATCGGCAATCTTCATTAGGCAGAAAAAACCGGTAGCCATCAAAGACATTTTGATTGCAATGTTTATCTGTTTTATTACAGTGCTTCCTAACTTAGTTTGGCAGATTTACTATCATTTACCCATTATCAATTATTTACAAATTTTAAAGGAAAGCAATTCCTTTGTTGGTATTGGTAATTTTTTCTTTCAATTTTTTCTTTTTCATGGATCAGGAATTGCCATTTGGCTTGCTGGAATAATTTATGTTTTTCTTGATCAATCAAAACGACAATATAGTTTTTTAGCAAAAGCTTTTATCTTAACTACGCTTATATTAGTGCTTTTAGGAGGAAAAACATATTATAGCTTGGGTGCGTTTCCTGTTTTATTTGCTGCGGGTGGAGCATGTTGGGAAAGTTTCTTAAAAAAACTTTGGTCAATTATTTCCTATGGATTTTTTGCCATGATAATTTTGCCAACTTTGGTTGCCATACCATTAGTTATTCCTGTTTTACCATTCAGTTACTTACTTCGCTACATTAAATTGATGAAAGATTATACCGTTATATCTGAACCTTTAGTTTGGGATGATGGAAAAATTCATCAATTACCGCAATTTTATGCAGATATGTTTGGCTGGGAAGAATTAGAAGAAAAGGTTACAGAAGCTTATTTAAAGCTCAATAATGATGAACGTAAAAATGCAGCAACTTTAACTAATAGTTATAAAATAGTTGGTGCATTAAGTTATTATCAGACAAATATTCAACCATCAATTATATCTCCTGCAAATAGTTTCCTCTTATGGTCGCCTAAAAGCTTATCTAGTGATATTCTAATTTATGTTACTGATGAAGATGAATCCACTGTAAAAAAGTTGGCTTACAAAGCTATCTTAACAAACAGGGTTATGAATCAGTTTTCTACTGTAAATGGATTGAAAATTTATTTAATTTATCAGCCTAGGGAAATTTTAAAAGCCCGTTATATAAGCCAAAGACAAAAATTTCTTAATTAA
- a CDS encoding SRPBCC family protein, with protein sequence MSNETLQAEKTFNKNVSELYQAWTDESALKEWWKPSGNKLKSLTADLEKGGELKYDFESDNNGDLIIEGTYEEVIPEEKLVYTWNWILDNVPVENGEYKLTVSFSAEGEGSKLSITQESLNENEGIHPNKSGWDTALNDLENYLSK encoded by the coding sequence ATGTCAAACGAAACCCTACAAGCTGAAAAAACTTTCAACAAGAATGTAAGTGAACTATATCAGGCATGGACTGATGAGTCTGCATTAAAAGAATGGTGGAAACCAAGTGGCAATAAGCTTAAATCATTAACAGCTGATTTAGAAAAAGGAGGTGAACTTAAGTATGATTTTGAATCAGATAACAACGGTGATTTAATTATCGAAGGCACTTACGAAGAAGTTATCCCAGAAGAAAAATTAGTTTATACCTGGAATTGGATTTTAGATAATGTACCTGTTGAGAACGGAGAGTATAAATTAACCGTTTCGTTTTCTGCAGAGGGAGAGGGGTCAAAATTATCAATTACACAAGAATCATTAAATGAAAACGAAGGCATTCATCCTAATAAATCAGGTTGGGATACTGCACTAAATGATTTGGAAAACTACTTATCTAAATAA